A genomic region of Notamacropus eugenii isolate mMacEug1 chromosome 3, mMacEug1.pri_v2, whole genome shotgun sequence contains the following coding sequences:
- the LOC140532085 gene encoding SUN domain-containing protein 2-like, giving the protein MKPFPLTRNFHSQAETNNAYVFVNSAEQHVLSKVHALERRLETLASEYSARWQKEAIRLELLELQGASGNGGGKSLSHEDISTLLEGLMSQWEPTLKKDFRRDTTAHIQEALTTLRAEHRQDLDNVLKKISQASQELESWVLQLKSEWQSLAQEALQENILKAMGPLEAQLAGLRQELAAVSQRQAAAAEEVDLWPQKMAALRSDVESQFPAWISQYLLRDKGAKAGLLQLEEVQAQLRDLEHRILTQVAEGQVKSASEAAASLRLTLHKEGVTGVTEEDVHQIVNEALKRYSEDRIGLVDYALESSGASIISSRCSETYDTKTALLSLFGIPLWYYFQSPRAILQPDVYPGNCWAFRGPQGFAVVRLSARIHLSAVTLEHVPKALSPISNIPSAPKDFVILGLNEDSQSEGVALGHFTYDNAGESIQTFHFQGNDTAPYQVVELRILSNWGHPEYTCIYRFRVHGKPAN; this is encoded by the exons atgaaaccattcccatTGACCAGGAACTTCCATTCTCAGGCGGAGACCAACAATGCTTACGTTTTTGTAAATAGC GCTGAACAGCATGTCCTGTCCAAGGTTCATGCCCTAGAAAGGCGGCTGGAAACTCTGGCTTCTGAATACTCTGCACGTTGGCAGAAGGAGGCCATCAGGCTGGAGTTGCTGGAGCTGCAGGGAGCCAGTGGGAATGGAGGTGGAAAAAGCCTGAGCCACGAGGATATTTCAACTCTCCTGGAGGGCCTGATGAGCCAATGGGAACCCACCCTGAAGAAGGACTTCCGTAGGGACACCACTGCCCACATCCAG GAAGCACTCACCACCCTCAGGGCAGAACATCGGCAAGATTTGGATAATGTTCTAAAGAAGATTTCTCAGGCATCCCAG GAGCTGGAAAGCTGGGTGCTCCAGCTAAAATCTGAATGGCAGAG TTTGGCCCAAGAAGCCCTCCAGGAAAACATATTAAAGGCTATGGGTCCACTGGAGGCCCAGCTGGCTGGCCTGAGACAGGAACTGGCAGCCGTGAGCCAGAGACAGGCTGCAGCGGCAGAGGAAGTAGACCTTTGGCCACAGAAGATGGCAGCCCTGCGCAGTGAT GTGGAGTCTCAGTTCCCAGCCTGGATCAGTCAGTACCTTCTTCGAGACAAGGGCGCTAAGGCTGGGCTTCTTCAGCTGGAGGAGGTACAGGCCCAACTTCGGGACCTGGAGCACAGAATCCTCACTCAGGTGGCAGAAGGGCAGGTCAAATCTGCCAGTGAAGCTGCTGCCAGCCTGAGGCTGACCCTTCACAAGGAAGGAGTGACTGGGGTCACAGAGGAG GATGTGCACCAGATTGTGAATGAGGCCCTGAAGAGATACAGTGAAGACCGCATTGGGCTAGTGGATTATGCCCTGGAGTCCTCAG gggCCAGCATCATCAGTAGCCGCTGCTCAGAGACCTATGATACCAAGACGGCCCTTCTCAGTCTGTTTGGCATCCCCTTGTGGTACTATTTCCAGTCCCCAAGAGCCATCCTCCAG CCAGATGTTTACCCTGGCAACTGCTGGGCATTCCGGGGCCCCCAGGGCTTTGCTGTGGTTCGATTATCTGCCCGCATCCACCTCAGTGCTGTCACCTTGGAGCATGTCCCCAAAGCCCTGTCTCCCATCAGCAACATCCCTAGCGCCCCCAAGGATTTTGTCATCTTG gggCTAAATGAAGATTCACAGTCGGAAGGGGTGGCCCTCGGGCACTTTACCTATGATAATGCTGGGGAGTCCATTCAGACCTTCCACTTTCAG GGCAATGACACAGCCCCATACCAGGTGGTCGAACTTCGGATCTTAAGCAACTGGGGTCACCCTGAGTACACCTGCATTTACCGCTTCCGGGTCCATGGGAAGCCTGCCAATTAG